A single genomic interval of Coccidioides posadasii str. Silveira chromosome 1, complete sequence harbors:
- the CKA1 gene encoding Casein kinase II subunit alpha (EggNog:ENOG410PI5T~COG:T~BUSCO:9665at33183), whose protein sequence is MARVYADVNQHMPKSYWDYDSVNISWGVLENYEVVRKIGRGKYSEVFEGINVVNYQKCVIKVLKPVKKKKIKREIKILQNLAGGPNVVALLDVVRDSQSKTPSLVFEYVNNTDFRTLYPRFVDYDVRYYIFELLKALDFCHSKGIMHRDVKPHNVMIDHERRKLRLIDWGLAEFYHQGTEYNVRVASRYFKGPELLVDFQEYDYSLDMWSLGAMFASMIFRKEPFFHGSSNADQLVKIAKVLGTDGLFEYLDKYDIELDPQYDEILSRYPRKPWQSFVNQENQRFVSNEAIDFLDKLLRYDHADRLTAQEAMSHPYFAPVRAAAAQLTQNSGTPLHS, encoded by the exons ATGGCGCGTGTATATGCGGATGTGAATCAACACATGCCCAAGTCATATTGGGATTACGATAGTGTCAATATATCCTGGGGAGTGTTGGAGAATTATGAAGTTGTTCGCAAAATTG GGCGCGGGAAGTACTCAGAAGTGTTCGAGGGAATAAACGTCGTAAACTACCAAAAATGCGTCATTAAGGTGCTAAAGCCAgtcaaaaagaagaagatcaagcgGGAGATCAAAATCCTGCAGAATCTAGCTGGAGGCCCCAACGTTGTCGCTTTATTGGATGTTGTCCGCGATAGCCAAAGCAAAACCCCTAGCTTGGTTTTCGAGTATGTCAATAATACCGACTTTCGAACGCTATATCCTCGTTTCGTCGATTATGACGTGCGGTATTACATCTTCGAATTGTTGAAAGCTTTGGATTTTTGCCATAGCAAAGGCATCATGCACCGAGATGTTAAGCCGCACAACGTTATGATAGATCATGAGCGGAGAAAG CTTCGGTTGATCGACTGGGGCCTTGCTGAGTTCTACCATCAAGGTACTGAGTACAACGTTCGGGTAGCGTCCAGGTACTTCAAGGGTCCAGAGCTGCTAGTTGACTTCCAAGAATATGACTATTCCCTTGATATGTGGTCACTTGGTGCCATGTTCGCATCAATGATTTTCAGGAAAGAGCCCTTTTTCCATGGGAGTAGCAATGCAGACCAGCTTGTAAAGATCGCCAAAGTCCTGGGAACTGATGGGCTTTTTGAATACTTGGACAAATACGACATAGAATTGGATCCTCAGTACGATGAAATCCTTTCACGCTACCCGAGAAAGCCTTGGCAATCCTTTGTGAATCAAGAAAACCAAAGATTCGTCAGTAATGAAGCTATCGATTTCCTCGACAAATTATTAAGATATGATCATGCG GACCGGCTTACAGCCCAAGAGGCTATGTCTCACCCCTACTTTGCGCCTGTGCGTGCAGCTGCGGCCCAACTCACGCAGAATTCAGGCACTCCATTGCATTCTTGA